The sequence GCCGCCGACCGCGCCGCTGAGGCCGCCCACCCCGGCGCCGATCGCGGCGCCGCGCCCGGCATTGCCGGTGAAGGCGCCGATGATCGCGCCGCCCGCCGCGCCGACGCCGGCGCCGAGCAGCGCCCCGCCGACCGTGCGGCCACCGGCATTCACCTGCTCGGCGAGCTGCTGGCACTGGGCCAGGTCGTATTCATAGTTGCGCCCGCCGGCGACCGAGGTCGCGGGATCGATGATCGGCCGCACCTGCTGGGCGCAGCCGGCAATGCCGAACGCCACGACGGTCAAGGCCGCTGCTCTGCTCAAGCCCATATCTCTCTCCCTCAATCGGGCCGACAAACGGCCTCTCTTCGTCGGGGAACTATAATAAACAAATGAGACCATAGTCGGGCCAAAGCACATGCCCCGGCACCGTCCGCAAAGCATAACATAACCGTAACATCCGGCTTGTAGGGTCGGCGGCATCGTACCGATCGAAGCCCGCGAGGCCCGCATGACCACGTCCGTGCTCGACACCAGGCCGGCAGGAGGGCTCAGCCGCCTGACGCCACTGGCCGTCATCGCCCTGCTCATCATCGGCGTCATCTATGCCGGCTGGAGCCTGGTCAACGACCTCGGCGACGTCCATTCGCCGAGTCTGCTGCCCTTCATCCTGCTCGGCATCGCCCTGCTGATCGCGCTGGGCTTCGAGTTCGTCAACGGATTCCACGACACCGCCAATGCGGTGGCGACGGTGATCTACACCAACTCGCTGCCGCCGACGGTGGCTGTGGTCTGGTCGGGCCTGTGGAACTTCCTCGGCGTCCTCACCTCCACCGGCCTCGTCGCCTTCGGCATCATCTCGCTGCTGCCGGTCGAGCTGATCCTGCAGGTCGGCAGCAATGCCGGCTTCGCCATGGTGTTCGCCCTGCTGATCGCCGCGATCATCTGGAATGTCGGCACCTGGTATTTCGGCCTGCCCTCCTCCTCCTCGCACACGCTGATCGGCTCGATCATCGGCGTCGGCGTGATGAACCAGCTGATGGCCATCCCCGGCACCGGCACCAGCGGTGTGGACTGGTCCCAGGCGCTGGGCATCGGCAAGTCGCTGCTGCTGTCGCCGCTGATCGGCTTCGCCGCCGCGGCGCTGCTGCTGCTGGCCGCCAAGGCGCTGATCAAGCGGCCGGAGCTGTACCGTGCGCCGGAGGGCAACAAGCCGCCGCCGCTGTGGATCCGCGGCCTGCTGGTCCTGACCTGCACCGGCGTCAGCTTCGCCCACGGCTCGAATGACGGGCAGAAGGGCATGGGGCTGATCATGCTGATCCTGATCGGCACCGTGCCCACCGCCTATGCCCTGAACCGGGCGATGCCGGAGGCGCAGATCGCCGCCTTCGCCCAGGTGTCGGACCAGGCGGCCGGGGTGCTGGCCCGCTACACCGGCGACGCGGCTGCGCCGGCCGATGCGCGGGCGGCGGTGACCGCCTATGTCCGCGACCGGGCCCTCGCGCCGGAGACGGTGCCGGCGCTGGTCGCCCTGACGCAGGAGATCGACCGCAGCGTCGCCGGCCGCAGCTCGCTGGCCGCGGTGCCGAACGAGCAGGTCGGCAACATCCGCAACGACATGTATCTGGCCTCCGAAGCCTTGAAACAGATGGCCAAGGCCAATACGCCGGCCTTCAGCGCCGACGACGGCAAGGTGCTGACCCAGTATCGCGGCTATCTCGACCAGGCGACCAAGTTCATCCCCGACTGGGTCAAGGTCGCGGTCGCCATCGCGCTGGGCCTCGGCACCATGGTCGGCTGGAAGCGCATCGTCGTCACCGTCGGCGAGAAGATCGGCAAGGAGCACCTGACCTACGCCCAGGGCGGCTCGGCCGAGCTGGTGGCGATGGCGACGATCGGCGCCGCCGATGTCTACGGCCTGCCCGTCAGCACCACCCATGTGCTGTCCTCCGGCGTCGCCGGCACCATGGCGGCGAACCGCTCGGGCCTGCAATGGGGCACGATCCGCAACCTGATCATGGCCTGGGTGCTGACCCTGCCGGCCTCGATCGCCCTGGCCGCCGCGCTCTACTGGCTGCTGCGGCACCTGTTCTGATCCGGGTTCCGGGTTGGACGCGATACGAGCCCCGGTCAGCTTCCATTTCGGCGAGGCCGTCGCCGCCGCCTACCGCTTCGACCCCGGGTCCGGCGCCTGTCGCCAGACCGGGGTCGACCCGCTGCCGGAGGCGGGCGACGGCTGGGTCTGGCTGCACCTGAAGCTGACCGACACCCGCGCCCGGCACTGGCTGGCCCGCCATGGCGCCCTGCCGCCGGTCGTGGCGCAATGGCTGCTGGACGGGCCCGACCGGGTGCAGGTGCAGCGGCTGGACGGTTGGCTGGTCGGTGCCGCCAACGGGCTGCACCACGACTTCGCCTTCGAGCCGGACCAGATCAGCCGGCTGCGTTTCTGCCTGGGGCCGAACCTCCTCGTCACCGGCCGGCGCCATCCGCTGCGCGCGATCGACGGGGTCCACCGCAGCCTGGCCGCCGGGCGCGCGCCGGCCACCGCGCTGGCCATGCTGGCCCTGGTGGTCGAGCATCTGGCGGCGGAGGCCGAGGCCACGGTCGAGTCGCTGATGGACGAGGTCGACGGCATCGAGGACCGGGTGCTGGACGACCGGTCGACCAGCCGCACCGTCGAGGACCGCCAGGCGCTGGGCCGCATCCGCCGCAGCGCCGCGGCGTTGCGGCGGCATCTGCTGCCGGAGGGCGTGGTCCTCGCCGCCGGGCTGGACGACCTGCCGGACTGGGCCGACCCCGAAGGCCGCGCCGGCCTGGCCGCCGCCGCCGAGCGCTTCCGCCGCGCCGCCCGCAGCCTGGACGAGGTGATCGACCGCACCCGCATGCTGCAGGAGGAGATCGCGGCGCAGCGGGCCGAGGCGATGAACCGCAGCCTGCTGGCGCTGGCGGTGCTGACCGCGATCTTCCTGCCGATGACGCTGATCACCGGCATCTTCGGCATGAACGTCGCCGGCCTGCCGGGCCTGCAGGATCCGGATGCCTTTCTGTGGGTGATGGTGCTGATCCTGGCCGCCGGCGTCGCGACGCTGGCGCTGATGCTGTGGCGGAGAATGTTCTGAACCCTATTCCGCCGCGGTGCGGTTGCCGATCGCCGGCAGGTTGCGCAGCAGCAGGCGCACCAGCTCGGACTGCCGGTTGGTGCGGGTCTTGATGAAGATCTTCTTGAGATGGTTGCGGATGGTCTCGTAGCTGACGTCGAGACGGGTCGCGATCTCCTTCAGCGACAGACCGGCCGCCAGCTCGCCGGCGATCCGCGCCTCGGTCGCGGTCAGGCCGTACAGCCGCCGCAGCTCCGGCTGCGACAGCTGGTTGGCCGGCGCCGGCGCGGCGATGAAGATCGCCGCCTTGGGCGCGGTCAGGCTGAGCAGGGGCCGGTTGCGGCTGACCGGCGAGACCAGCACCGCAAGCTGGTCGCCGCCCGCCGAGTCGGTCAGGGTCAGCCCGCCGCCCGGCTCGAGCCGCGGATCGTCGAGGATGATCGAGGCCGAGGCGATCAGCTGGCGCAGCTTCGCGGTCTCGCCGGGCTGGGTGGCGCAGATCAGCCCGCGCTGGTCGATCCGCAGCGCGGTGCCGGCCCGCAGCAGCGCCTCGGCCGCCCGGTTGGAGAAGGAGACGCGGCCGGTGGGGTCGGTCAGGATCACCCCGATCGAAAGGCGGTCGAGGCCGGTCTCCAGCGCGTCGCGCTGGGTGACCACGTCGCCGAGCCGCTGGTGGATCTGGGCGGCGCGGGCGAAGTGCGGCAGCAGCCGCCGCATCATCCCCGCCAG comes from Inquilinus sp. Marseille-Q2685 and encodes:
- a CDS encoding YMGG-like glycine zipper-containing protein gives rise to the protein MGLSRAAALTVVAFGIAGCAQQVRPIIDPATSVAGGRNYEYDLAQCQQLAEQVNAGGRTVGGALLGAGVGAAGGAIIGAFTGNAGRGAAIGAGVGGLSGAVGGGASAANSTQNVVRNCMIRRGYAVLD
- a CDS encoding inorganic phosphate transporter — protein: MTTSVLDTRPAGGLSRLTPLAVIALLIIGVIYAGWSLVNDLGDVHSPSLLPFILLGIALLIALGFEFVNGFHDTANAVATVIYTNSLPPTVAVVWSGLWNFLGVLTSTGLVAFGIISLLPVELILQVGSNAGFAMVFALLIAAIIWNVGTWYFGLPSSSSHTLIGSIIGVGVMNQLMAIPGTGTSGVDWSQALGIGKSLLLSPLIGFAAAALLLLAAKALIKRPELYRAPEGNKPPPLWIRGLLVLTCTGVSFAHGSNDGQKGMGLIMLILIGTVPTAYALNRAMPEAQIAAFAQVSDQAAGVLARYTGDAAAPADARAAVTAYVRDRALAPETVPALVALTQEIDRSVAGRSSLAAVPNEQVGNIRNDMYLASEALKQMAKANTPAFSADDGKVLTQYRGYLDQATKFIPDWVKVAVAIALGLGTMVGWKRIVVTVGEKIGKEHLTYAQGGSAELVAMATIGAADVYGLPVSTTHVLSSGVAGTMAANRSGLQWGTIRNLIMAWVLTLPASIALAAALYWLLRHLF
- a CDS encoding CorA family divalent cation transporter; this encodes MDAIRAPVSFHFGEAVAAAYRFDPGSGACRQTGVDPLPEAGDGWVWLHLKLTDTRARHWLARHGALPPVVAQWLLDGPDRVQVQRLDGWLVGAANGLHHDFAFEPDQISRLRFCLGPNLLVTGRRHPLRAIDGVHRSLAAGRAPATALAMLALVVEHLAAEAEATVESLMDEVDGIEDRVLDDRSTSRTVEDRQALGRIRRSAAALRRHLLPEGVVLAAGLDDLPDWADPEGRAGLAAAAERFRRAARSLDEVIDRTRMLQEEIAAQRAEAMNRSLLALAVLTAIFLPMTLITGIFGMNVAGLPGLQDPDAFLWVMVLILAAGVATLALMLWRRMF
- a CDS encoding helix-turn-helix transcriptional regulator; this encodes MADDLPDLIARIYDAALDHGLWDSVLNDLAGMFADGHASLYLLHESDDAETTAFEALAATSRWDTAFLDSYAQHFWRLNPWSERVLSRAVGEVTVSDMLVPRGTLERTEFYSDWLRPQQLLSGIGGTFLRRGGVSAHISVLHAEPMAAQETERLAGMMRRLLPHFARAAQIHQRLGDVVTQRDALETGLDRLSIGVILTDPTGRVSFSNRAAEALLRAGTALRIDQRGLICATQPGETAKLRQLIASASIILDDPRLEPGGGLTLTDSAGGDQLAVLVSPVSRNRPLLSLTAPKAAIFIAAPAPANQLSQPELRRLYGLTATEARIAGELAAGLSLKEIATRLDVSYETIRNHLKKIFIKTRTNRQSELVRLLLRNLPAIGNRTAAE